A single region of the Branchiostoma lanceolatum isolate klBraLanc5 chromosome 1, klBraLanc5.hap2, whole genome shotgun sequence genome encodes:
- the LOC136435924 gene encoding carbohydrate sulfotransferase 15-like: MTMLYKGPTTRLFSAQALLFCACLLMLLFLYGYGDNGEPNPLEDQGVSRWAVTKIWSSSKGGADDKMARQNTSRSSEEAQGTPSGFNMTRELIRLNPGIFSALPREFLPNYKNPCWFEKVNETDVGSQLRDRLVDNGTGHFRLRCLPYFYIIGMPKCGTTDLYYRITEHPDVVGGPKEPHWWAKNRRHLLEKYLDYFDEAAWTIRTRVRKSLTSSGQEVLNHDVITGDGSPSTIWCNNRWREQQWDTPNNEPPILVADLLRAVQPHAKFILTLRNPTERLYSEYLFFSGGFRDKKSVTDFHERATLAIDIFQSCLKNNTVRSCTYDPNLPPTRTVRLRLGLYEVYLRDWLSVFPRDQILVQRLEDHSKDPHTTMTRVFKFLDLGPITNQSDKDAIFMSNAKRSQKKRYDSIGQMLPKTRRMLNKFYRPYNQRLAELLNDTDYLWLKKSSV; encoded by the exons ATGACCATG CTGTACAAAGGACCTACCACCCGACTGTTCTCGGCGCAAGCTCTGTTATTCTGTGCCTGCcttctgatgttgttgtttctgtacGGGTATGGGGACAACGGGGAACCGAACCCGCTTGAAGACCAGGGTGTGTCACGGTGGGCTGTGACAAAGATTTGGTCATCAAGTAAAGGGGGGGCAGACGATAAAATGGCACGTCAGAACACCTCACGTTCGTCGGAGGAAGCACAGGGGACACCATCAGGATTCAACATGACGAGAGAACTGATTAGACTGAACCCAGGT ATCTTTTCAGCTCTCCCAAGAGAGTTTCTCCCCAATTACAAGAACCCATGTTGGTTCGAGAAGGTCAATGAAACAGACGTGGGCTCGCAGTTGCGGGACAGACTCGTAGACAATGGGACCGGGCATTTTCGGTTGAG ATGTTTACCGTACTTCTACATCATCGGCATGCCCAAGTGCGGAACCACCGACCTGTACTACCGCATCACTGAACACCCGGATGTTGTCGGTGGTCCAAAGGAACCCCATTGGTGGGCTAAAAATCGCCGCCATCTTTTAG AGAAATATCTGGATTATTTCGATGAAGCTGCATGGACCATCAGGACCAGGGTCAGAAAAAGTTTGACGTCATCCGGACAAGAAGTTCtcaatcatgacgtcatcacgg GAGACGGCAGTCCCTCCACAATATGGTGCAACAATCGGTGGAGAGAGCAACAGTGGGACACCCCCAACAACGAACCGCCCATCCTGGTGGCCGACCTGCTACGGGCAGTACAACCACATGCCAAGTTCATCCTCACACTTAGGAACCCCACAGAaag atTATACTCAGAATATCTCTTCTTCTCCGGCGGCTTCCGTGACAAGAAGTCTGTGACGGATTTTCACGAGAGAGCAACCCTGGCTATCGACATCTTCCAGAGCTGCCTCAAGAACAATACTGTCCGCTCGTGCACTTACGACCCCAATCTTCCTCCAACCAGAACC GTTAGACTACGGTTGGGGCTGTACGAGGTCTACCTGCGGGACTGGTTGTCCGTTTTCCCGCGGGATCAGATTCTCGTGCAGCGTCTGGAGGATCACTCTAAGGATCCACACACAACCATGACAAGAGTCTTCAAGTTCTTAGATCTTG GACCTATCACAAATCAATCGGATAAAGACGCCATCTTCATGTCCAATGCGAAACGGTCCCAGAAAAAACGTTACGACAGCATAGGCCAGATGTTGCCGAAGACACGGCGAATGCTGAACAAGTTTTACCGACCATACAATCAGCGACTTGCAGAGCTCTTAAACGATACGGACTACCTCTGGCTCAAAAAAAGCTCTGTCTGA
- the LOC136435967 gene encoding dnaJ homolog subfamily C member 28-like, whose product MQCARVLSRSLLGRTIQFHSLRSFSASGHLLGYKLAKNLRDCYSLLGIADDCNEAELKEAFIKLAKQYHPDSRSKTADPRKFAQVEEAYRTVQEKLVKERNKEEVEENKEEDVDIKHTAPQHRQYLGFEGVGYGTPTQRHRQYQQYRVDRAANRVVDYKVAKLSAMSESALVLQEKRAARKAKIVQVIDRLVEDMIAESMANGEFDNLPGKGKPLERKKSEYNPYQDTATHLINKILNDNGFKPQWVELEVEVRNRIKELRKNLDSKRATFGSEPFSLQHQKQWNTYLDTFREDIVALNKRIDKYNMIVPIMAKQLGHIKPDREVAKVIEKFRAQEEQDKQKTVAVEETKVDEKSSKEKMRWGILRHWRFTPLNE is encoded by the coding sequence ATGCAGTGTGCAAGAGTACTATCACGCTCCCTTTTGGGCAGAACTATCCAGTTTCACTCGCTGAGATCTTTCAGCGCAAGTGGTCATCTTTTGGGATACAAACTCGCAAAGAACCTCCGAGACTGCTACAGTCTGTTGGGCATCGCTGACGACTGCAATGAAGCAGAGCTGAAGGAAGCCTTCATCAAACTGGCTAAACAGTACCATCCAGACAGTAGGTCCAAAACTGCCGACCCCAGGAAGTTCGCGCAAGTGGAAGAAGCGTACAGAACTGTGCAGGAAAAGCTTGTGAAGGAGAGAAATAAGGAAGAGGTTGAGGAGAACAAAGAGGAAGATGTTGATATAAAGCATACAGCTCCTCAGCATAGGCAATATCTGGGGTTtgagggagttggctacgggaCTCCTACCCAGAGGCATAGGCAGTACCAACAGTACAGGGTGGACCGGGCAGCCAATAGGGTCGTCGACTACAAAGTTGCCAAGCTGTCGGCGATGTCGGAAAGTGCGCTCGTCCTGCAGGAGAAACGGGCGGCGAGGAAAGCAAAGATCGTGCAGGTGATCGACCGTCTGGTTGAGGACATGATCGCAGAGTCCATGGCCAACGGAGAATTCGACAACCTACCCGGCAAGGGAAAGCCGTTGGAACGCAAGAAGTCCGAGTACAATCCATACCAAGACACCGCCACGCACCTCATCAACAAGATTCTCAACGACAACGGGTTCAAACCACAGTGGGTCGAACTGGAAGTGGAGGTTAGAAACCGCATAAAAGAACTCAGGAAAAATCTTGACTCAAAGAGGGCCACGTTTGGTTCAGAGCCCTTCTCACTACAGCATCAGAAGCAGTGGAATACATACCTGGACACTTTTAGGGAGGACATTGTAGCACTGAACAAGAGAATTGACAAGTACAACATGATTGTTCCTATCATGGCCAAACAGCTAGGTCACATCAAACCTGACAGGGAGGTGGCAAAGGTGATAGAAAAGTTTAGGGCTCAGGAAGAGCAGGACAAGCAGAAAACTGTAGCTGTGGAAGAAACTAAAGTTGATGAAAAATCAAGTAAAGAGAAGATGAGATGGGGCATTCTGAGGCACTGGAGGTTTACACCGCTTAATGAATGA